The DNA window GAGAAGATCCTCAACGCCCAGAATGCCGGAGCGCAGGCGGTGGTGCTGTACGACAATCAGCCCGGCCTTGCCAGCGTGAACGCCCGGCCAGTCAGCCCGTTCGACACCGCGGCCATTGAGATCCCGGTCATCTCGGTCCGGGCCGAGGATGGGGTCAGGATCGACGCACGGATCGCAGCGGGGGTCCGGCTGACGGTCAACGCGCAGCCGCAGCCCTTCGACAACCCCAGCGGCAACACCGTCAGCCCCTTCTCGGCCTCCGGCGCGTCGCCGGATCTGGCGCTCAAACCCGATCTGGCCGCGCCGGGCGGCTGGGTCAGCACCACCACGCCGCTGAAGTCCAATCCCGGCGGCTACGCGGTCCTGAGCGGCACGGGGCTGGCCGCGCCGCAGGTGGCCGGCATTGCCGCGCTGTTGCTTCAAGCGCGGCCCGGCCTGACGGCGGGACAGCTGTCGGCGCTCTTGATGAACACGGCCGCCCCTCTTGCCGCCCTGGACGGTGGCCTGCCTGCCCCTGTCCAGATCGCCCCGGTGCAGCGGCAGGGCGCAGGCCTGGTGAATGTGCTGGCCGCGTACAGCAGTCCGGTTGCGGCCACGCCCACCAGGCTGGATCTGAGCGCCAGCCTGACCTTTGGCCCCCGCAGCAAGGTGATCGTGCTGCGCAACGGTGGCGCGCAGGCCGAAACCTTCCGGGCCACCCACGTCCCGGCGCAGAGCGTCGGCACCACCGGCGCGGGGCGCCCCGCCAGCGAACAGACGGCCCGCATGACCATCAACGGGCAGAATGCAGACGGCGCCGAGGTGACGGTGACCGTCCCCGCCGCCGGGGAGACCGAGCTGAACGTGCTCCTCACGCCGCCCAGCCGTCCCGCGCAGGGGCAGTACGGCGGCTACGTCTCGCTGACCGGTGCCTCTGGCCGCCGTCTGGTGGTTCCCTACGGCGGCTTCGTGGGCAACTATCAGGCCCTGACCGTGCTGGGCGACGTGAGCTTTGACGGAGGCCGGACCTTCAAAAATTTCCCGGCGCTGTACAACCCCAGGACCTTCGAGTACTACCCCGAAGGTTTGAACTTGGCCGAACCGCCCGTCTACACCCTGAAAAAAGTCCAGGTCTTCGATGACAGCGGGCAGGAGATCACCGTGCTGGACGCGCCGCAACTGCTGGTCCACTTCGGCCATCAGGCCCGCCGGCTGACGCTGGAGGTGCTGGACGCGAGCGGCGTCAGCCTGGGCACCGTCTTCACGCAGCAGTACGTCGGGCGCAGCGCCACCGCCCTCTACACGGACGCCAGCAGCGACGCCTTCAGCTTCGTGGGCTGGGACGGCACGCTGGCAGGCGGGCAACCGGCCCCCGCCGGCACGTACCAGTTGCGGTTAAAGGTGCTGAAGGCGCTGGGCAATCCCGCCGTGGCGGCCGACACCGAGACGTACCTCAGCCAGAACTTCACGGTGGTCCGGGAGTAGGCCAGGGTGGCCACTGACCTGTGCTACAGCACGCTCACCGCGTTTTCCCAGCGCAGGGTCAGGCCGCGCAGGGTGTCGCCGTGCGGGTGCAGCGGCGGCCCGAAGCGCACGTGCCAGCGCCCGCCGGGCAGCCCGCGCGGCAGCCACGCCGGGCGCTCGTGCCACACCCGCACCGGAACGATGGGCACCCCGGCTTTCAGGGCCAGCAACGCCGCGCCGCCGTACAGGCCCTGACCGCGCCGCGTGCCCTGCGGGAAGATGCCCACCATGCCGCCGCGCCCCAGCACCCGCAGCGCCTGCCGCAGCGCACGGGGATCGCGCCCACTGCGGTCCACCGGAAATGCCCCGGTGGCACGCAGAACCGGCCCGATGGCGTGAGGGCCGACCACCTTCCACTCGAAGGCATCGCGCTTGGCCATGAATTGCAGGCGGTGCAGCGCGGGCGGAATGGCGTAGCCGATGGTGAAGGGGTCCAGGGCCAGCGCGTGGGTGCCGGCGACGATGACCCCCCCCTCCGGGCCGCCGCGCGGCAGATGGTCCAGGCCGCTGACCTGGACGCCGCCGCCGTAAGCCACGACGCGCCCCACGCACCAGTGGATGACGGGGTAGAGCCGGGGATGCGGGGTAGGAATGGCTTCAGGCTGGGCAGGCATGACTCAGGCAGAGGTGAGCTGCGCGGGCAGTTGGGCGAGAATGGTCTGAATCACGCCGTCCAGGGTCAGCGGGCCGGTGTCGATTACCACGGCGTCGGGGGCCGGGGCGCTCTGCACGCGGTCCAGCTCGTCGCGGCGCACCAGCGCGGCCTCGATGGCGGGCACGTCCTCCGGGCGCTCCTGGGCGCGGCGCTGGGCACGAATGCGCGGGCTGGCCGTCAGGTAGAACTTGGCCCCGGCGTGCGGAAACACGGCGGTCCCCATGTCCCGGCCCTCGGCCACGAAGGGGGCGGGCAGGGCGCGAAGCTGGGCGTCCACCCAGGCGCGCACCTCGGGCAGGGCGGCCACCACGCTCACGCCTGCGTCGACGCGGGTGGAGTGCAGCTCGCCGGTCAACTCTCGGTCGCCCTGCCAGATCCGGTTGCCCCCGGCCAGCGGTTCCAGCCGCAGGGGGTGGCCTTGCAGGTGGGCCAGCACTGCGGGAGCGTCGTGCAGGTCCAGCCGCGCCTCCAGGCCCAGCAGGGTGGCGGCGCGGTACAGCAGGCCGCTACTGACATACGGCACGCCCAGCGCCCGCGCCACGCCGCCTGACACGCTGGATTTGCCGCTGGCCGCCACGCCGTCAATGGTCACGATCATCAATTGGTCAGTCTACAGGGTTCCGGCTCGGCGGTGAAAGGCCACGGCGACGCTGCACCGCCGCCCGCCAGCCGATGCCCTAGAATGTCCACCAAACGCTCGTTAGGAGGCCCGGATGGACCACAACAAGAATGAAACGACAGACCGCCGGATACGGGTGCTGATCGCCAAGCCGGGCATGGACGGCCATGACCGGGGCGCCAAGGTGGTGGCCCGCGCCCTGCGCGACGCCGGAATGGAAGTGATCTACACCGGCCTGCGCCAGACCGCCGAGATGATCGTGAACGCCGCCGTGCAGGAGGACGTGGACGCCATTGGCCTGAGCGTGCTGTCCGGCGCGCACATGCACTACTTCCGCGACGTGATGGCCCTGCTGAAAGAGAAGGACGCCACCGACATCATCGTCTTCGGCGGTGGCATCATCCCCGATCAGGACCTGCCCAAGTTGAAGGAGCTGGGCGTGGGCCAGGTGTTCACGCCCGGCGCGAATACCGAGGACGCCGCCACCTACCTGAAGGGGGCCGTGAGTGAGCGCTGGCGGGCGCAGGGGGAAGGATGAACGCGCTGCGCGTGGCCGCCCTGCTTCCCGGTTACCCCCGGCCATGAGCCAGGCTGCCCCGGCACCAGCCGCCCCCGCCCGCGTTCAGCTGGGACGGCTGGCGCCGCTGTACGCCGCGCAGGCGCTGGCGACGGGCGCCACGACGGTCAGCACCATCCTGGCGAGCATCATCATGGGCACGCTGGGCTTCGGCACCCTGTCGGGCCTGCCCAGCACCCTGATCAGCGTGTCGGCGGCGCTGTCGGCCGGCTTTTTCGGGGCGCTGATGCTGCGTTCGGGGCGCCGGCTGGGGCTGGGGCTGGCCTTCGCGCTGGGCACGCTGGGGGCGGTGCTGGGCTTTTTTGGCGGCAAGCTGGGCCTCACGCCGCTGTTCCTGGTGGGCGCGTCCATGATGGGCGCGGCGCAGGGCGGCTACCAGCAGGCCCGCTACGCCGCCGCCGAGAGTGTGCCGGACAACCGGCGCGGCACGGCCCTGGGCGCGTTGATGCTGATGAGCGTGCTGGGCTCGTTTTTGATGACCGGCTTCTCGCGTCCCATCGAGCGGCTGGCCGTCACCTTCGGCACCACCCCGGAAATCGTGGGCTGGCTGGTGGGCGGCGCGCTGCTGGGCGTGGCCGCGCTGCTGATGCTGCTGTGGACCCCGGTGCGTGAGCCGGTGGCGGCCACCGTGGCCGGATCCACCCGCAAGGCTCCCTCCTTCGCAGAGGCGTTCCGCGTTCCCGGCGTTCGCAGCACCGCCCTGGCGCTGGCGACGGCGCAGGGCCTGATGGTCACGCTGATGAGCCTGACCCCGCTGCGGGCGCACAACATGGGCATGGACCACAACAGCATTGCCGCGCTGATCAGCGGCCACATTCTGGGGATGTTCGGCTTCGGCTGGCTGACCGGGCCACTGATCGACCGGCTGGGCGTGCGCGTCGGCTACGTGGGCGGCGCCGTGCTGCTGTGCACGGCGGCCCTGACCGCATCGCTGCCAGGCGCAGGAGCGCTGGGCCTGAGCATGTTCCTGCTGGGGCTGGGCTGGAACCTGGCCTTCGTGTCGGGCAGCAAGTCGCTGACCCGCTTTCCCGCCGTGCAGGGCGTCACTGACGGTCTGGGTTACATCACGGCGGGCGCGGGCACGCTGCTGGGCGGCTTCGTGATCGCCCGCGCCGGCTTCCCGATGCTGGCCTACATCTGCGCGGTGCTGGCGCTGCTGCCGCTGTTCAGTGCGTGGCGGGCCGGAAAGGCGCCCGCCCCCGCCGGGAAGGCCGCATGAACGCCGCCGAGACCCGCGCCCTGCTGGACGCGCTGAACGCCGCCACCGAGCGGGGCCAGCGCGCCGCCATCGCCACCGTCGTGGGCGTGCAGGGCAGCGCCTACCGCCGCGAGGGCACCCGCATGCTGGTGCTGGACGACGGCGCGCAGGTGTGCATGCTCTCCGGCGGCTGTCTGGAGGCGGAAGTGGTGGAAGTCGCGCTGGAAGTGATCCGCAGCGGCGTTCCCACCATCACCCACTACGACCTGTCCGAGGACGCCACCTGGGGCCTGGGCATCGGCTGTGGCGGCAGCGTGGACGTGCGCGTGGAGCGGGTGGACGCGGATGACCCGGTGATGGGCGCGTGGCTTGCGGCGCTGGGGCAAGGGGAGCTGGCCGCGCTGGCCGTGCCCCTGAAAGGCGAGGGCCGCCTCCTGATTACGGCGGACGGGGAAACCCAGGGCCACCTCTCCCCCGCCCTGCTGCGCGACTTTGCCGTCCAGGCCGCGCGGGAACGCCTGGGACAGCTGGAACCTCGCGCCGTCACGCTGGCCGCGCCGGACGGGACGCCCGTATTCATCGACATCAGCACGCCGCCGCCGGTGCTGGTGCTGTACGGCGCGGGCCACGACGCCATGCCGCTCTCGCGCGGGGCGCACGATCTGGGCTACGAGGTGCATGTGATTGACCCGCGCGGCGCGTACCTGACGCCGGGGCGTTTTCCAGGGGCCATTCTGCATGACCTCGCGCCGGAGGACCTGGGGGGATTCACGCCGCCCGCCCGCGCCAGCCTGCTGATCATGAACCACCATCTGGACCGGGACCGGGTCTGCCTGCATCACGCGCTGAACTCCGGCGCACCTTACGTGGGTGTGCTGGGGCCGCTGAGCCGCGCCCAGGGCCTACTGGATGAGTTGGAGGCCGAGGGCGTGACCTTCAGCGACGCCGAACTGGCCCGCCTGCGCGCCCCCGTCGGCCTGCGCCTGGGCGCCGAAGCCCCCGAGGAGGTGGCCCTGAGCATCCTGGCCGAACTGATGGCGTGGCGGCGCGGCTATGACGGCGGCTTCCTGAGCGGCCATGCCGGGCGCATTCACGACGCCCACACCCACGCGGCCAGCCCGGCGCTGGGAGCGTCCCCGGAACAG is part of the Deinococcus radiopugnans ATCC 19172 genome and encodes:
- a CDS encoding MFS transporter → MSQAAPAPAAPARVQLGRLAPLYAAQALATGATTVSTILASIIMGTLGFGTLSGLPSTLISVSAALSAGFFGALMLRSGRRLGLGLAFALGTLGAVLGFFGGKLGLTPLFLVGASMMGAAQGGYQQARYAAAESVPDNRRGTALGALMLMSVLGSFLMTGFSRPIERLAVTFGTTPEIVGWLVGGALLGVAALLMLLWTPVREPVAATVAGSTRKAPSFAEAFRVPGVRSTALALATAQGLMVTLMSLTPLRAHNMGMDHNSIAALISGHILGMFGFGWLTGPLIDRLGVRVGYVGGAVLLCTAALTASLPGAGALGLSMFLLGLGWNLAFVSGSKSLTRFPAVQGVTDGLGYITAGAGTLLGGFVIARAGFPMLAYICAVLALLPLFSAWRAGKAPAPAGKAA
- a CDS encoding cobalamin B12-binding domain-containing protein, which codes for MDHNKNETTDRRIRVLIAKPGMDGHDRGAKVVARALRDAGMEVIYTGLRQTAEMIVNAAVQEDVDAIGLSVLSGAHMHYFRDVMALLKEKDATDIIVFGGGIIPDQDLPKLKELGVGQVFTPGANTEDAATYLKGAVSERWRAQGEG
- a CDS encoding XdhC family protein; the protein is MNAAETRALLDALNAATERGQRAAIATVVGVQGSAYRREGTRMLVLDDGAQVCMLSGGCLEAEVVEVALEVIRSGVPTITHYDLSEDATWGLGIGCGGSVDVRVERVDADDPVMGAWLAALGQGELAALAVPLKGEGRLLITADGETQGHLSPALLRDFAVQAARERLGQLEPRAVTLAAPDGTPVFIDISTPPPVLVLYGAGHDAMPLSRGAHDLGYEVHVIDPRGAYLTPGRFPGAILHDLAPEDLGGFTPPARASLLIMNHHLDRDRVCLHHALNSGAPYVGVLGPLSRAQGLLDELEAEGVTFSDAELARLRAPVGLRLGAEAPEEVALSILAELMAWRRGYDGGFLSGHAGRIHDAHTHAASPALGASPEQ
- the cmk gene encoding (d)CMP kinase, coding for MIVTIDGVAASGKSSVSGGVARALGVPYVSSGLLYRAATLLGLEARLDLHDAPAVLAHLQGHPLRLEPLAGGNRIWQGDRELTGELHSTRVDAGVSVVAALPEVRAWVDAQLRALPAPFVAEGRDMGTAVFPHAGAKFYLTASPRIRAQRRAQERPEDVPAIEAALVRRDELDRVQSAPAPDAVVIDTGPLTLDGVIQTILAQLPAQLTSA
- a CDS encoding S8 family serine peptidase, coding for MKDPRTRPLRLSLLGLTALLTACGPGHGATPPAGAASRLPAGAAQAQDRWFVELAGDPTALNAQSLGAQQAGFRAQAAANGAQYQELARYRTLFNGFAVQASPADLGRLTRLPGVIGVYPVRQISPPKALNTALGAQALQPDVQSALAMTGADLAQSQLGLSGSGVRVGIIDTGLDLGHPAFQGRVAAGYDFVGDQYDASVPGSVPVPDPSPDDCQGNGTNVAGILGGNDPAGGFVGVAPGVSLGIYKVFGCQGTTDSATLLTAMERAQADGMQVLNISLGVPFQWPQYPTARAASRLVKAGVVVSAAAGDSGGAGPYSVAAPALGENVLAVAAVDNTRVQLGNFSLSSGGTPVGYQPVVGAPPAPVGLSLPIGKLPGSTPDTDNDGCAIDGLNPYAAGSLSGQAALIRLGNCPAREKILNAQNAGAQAVVLYDNQPGLASVNARPVSPFDTAAIEIPVISVRAEDGVRIDARIAAGVRLTVNAQPQPFDNPSGNTVSPFSASGASPDLALKPDLAAPGGWVSTTTPLKSNPGGYAVLSGTGLAAPQVAGIAALLLQARPGLTAGQLSALLMNTAAPLAALDGGLPAPVQIAPVQRQGAGLVNVLAAYSSPVAATPTRLDLSASLTFGPRSKVIVLRNGGAQAETFRATHVPAQSVGTTGAGRPASEQTARMTINGQNADGAEVTVTVPAAGETELNVLLTPPSRPAQGQYGGYVSLTGASGRRLVVPYGGFVGNYQALTVLGDVSFDGGRTFKNFPALYNPRTFEYYPEGLNLAEPPVYTLKKVQVFDDSGQEITVLDAPQLLVHFGHQARRLTLEVLDASGVSLGTVFTQQYVGRSATALYTDASSDAFSFVGWDGTLAGGQPAPAGTYQLRLKVLKALGNPAVAADTETYLSQNFTVVRE
- a CDS encoding lysophospholipid acyltransferase family protein is translated as MPAQPEAIPTPHPRLYPVIHWCVGRVVAYGGGVQVSGLDHLPRGGPEGGVIVAGTHALALDPFTIGYAIPPALHRLQFMAKRDAFEWKVVGPHAIGPVLRATGAFPVDRSGRDPRALRQALRVLGRGGMVGIFPQGTRRGQGLYGGAALLALKAGVPIVPVRVWHERPAWLPRGLPGGRWHVRFGPPLHPHGDTLRGLTLRWENAVSVL